A stretch of the Alnus glutinosa chromosome 6, dhAlnGlut1.1, whole genome shotgun sequence genome encodes the following:
- the LOC133870890 gene encoding uncharacterized serine-rich protein C215.13, with translation MATSSSRTRSSGPVLRSLSPSGRYCSATASNSSFSSSSSAFASSTSSSFTSPSSSFFHHELHSHHHMSHHHHQRSASPTRVNLYTAVPLSTSVRFAIDHRSISPNRSQVIQNHRSPISIPKKTCTCSPTSHPGSFRCSLHKNSSHHSHGSHHAGSYPTNRLNMRRSAMKNSLVRIGGVEGEWVKRALTALIRPSSHNLRRRTDFQPTPSRLSIMSKAEDR, from the coding sequence atGGCAACCTCATCTTCTAGAACCAGATCTAGCGGACCGGTGCTGCGCTCGCTCTCACCGTCCGGTAGATACTGCTCAGCCACCGCATCAAACTCGTCCTTCTCATCGTCCTCATCAGCCTTCGCTTCCTCCACTAGCTCCAGTTTCACTTCCCCATCCTCCTCTTTCTTCCACCACGAACTTCACAGTCATCACCACATGAGCCACCATCACCACCAGCGATCGGCCTCTCCAACGCGTGTCAACCTCTACACCGCCGTGCCGCTCTCCACCTCCGTCCGATTCGCCATCGACCACCGGTCCATCTCCCCCAACCGTAGCCAGGTCATACAGAACCACCGCAGCCCGATCTCCATCCCCAAGAAGACGTGTACATGCTCGCCGACGTCGCACCCGGGGTCCTTCCGCTGCAGCCTCCACAAGAACTCGTCTCACCATAGCCACGGAAGCCACCATGCGGGGTCATATCCTACGAACCGGCTGAACATGCGCAGATCTGCGATGAAGAACTCGCTGGTTCGGATCGGCGGCGTGGAGGGAGAGTGGGTCAAGCGAGCGTTGACCGCCCTGATCCGGCCCTCGTCGCACAACCTCCGGAGAAGAACCGATTTCCAGCCCACTCCGAGCCGGCTCTCCATCATGTCCAAGGCCGAGGATCGCTGA